The Eremothecium gossypii ATCC 10895 chromosome IV, complete sequence genome contains a region encoding:
- the SAM35 gene encoding SAM complex subunit SAM35 (Syntenic homolog of Saccharomyces cerevisiae YHR083W (SAM35)) yields MHTLTQVPAPIKQLFDALPLSQYGPVPATDDATLNDHAVRSYPFRGGPTDNQPTFRLGVYAVVEHESGAFLAPDPWCLLAQLAVCKRNGLLLPTSTSAPSKGSCVLLLSRYAAADRQLPLLVETSSRAQRGAGAVHDAVAARITDPHAALLATLLNSTVYDAYMATLLFELPDSELLRLYGVSAEPPLRVFAARTLRLALASRNSFQVRNARLASHAGAFPTPATAPARPLLDVLQARGSRTLLQLQQLLHDGQFFPAPDSDCGPGYLDLAVASYVFAISLLRSSALHQYLAKHCQPLCRHAARVISCYT; encoded by the coding sequence ATGCATACTCTCACTCAAGTACCTGCCCCAATAAAGCAGCTGTTCGACGCTCTGCCGCTGAGCCAGTACGGCCCAGTGCCCGCAACGGACGACGCCACTCTTAACGACCACGCCGTGCGTTCGTACCCGTTCCGCGGTGGGCCCACCGATAACCAGCCTACTTTCCGGCTCGGCGTCTACGCGGTGGTCGAGCACGAGTCGGGCGCTTTCCTTGCACCGGATCCATGGTGCCTGCTTGCGCAGCTGGCCGTTTGCAAACGCAACGGGCTCCTCCTTCCGACCAGCACATCGGCGCCCTCGAAGGGCAGTTGCGTCCTGCTGCTCTCGCGCTATGCGGCCGCCGACAGACAGCTGCCGCTACTGGTGGAGACCTCCTCCCGCGCACAgcgcggcgcaggcgcagtGCACGATGCCGTCGCGGCCCGCATCACAGACCCAcacgccgcgctgctcgCCACGCTGCTGAACTCTACGGTCTACGACGCCTATATGGCCACGCTGCTGTTCGAGTTGCCGGACAGCGAGCTCCTGCGGCTCTATGGGGTCAGCGCCGAACCCCCGCTGCGCGTGTTCGCCGCACGCACACTCAGACTCGCCCTGGCCTCCCGCAACTCCTTCCAGGTGCGTAATGCCAGACTCGCATCTCACGCAGGCGCTTTCCCGACGCCCGCCACAGCGCCCGCCCGTCCGCTACTGGACGTCTTGCAGGCCCGCGGCTCCCGGACCTTGCTCCAACTCCAGCAGCTGTTGCACGACGGCCAATTCTTCCCCGCGCCAGATTCCGACTGCGGCCCCGGCTATCTGGATCTCGCTGTCGCTAGCTACGTTTTCGCCATCTCGCTACTACGGAGCTCCGCCCTCCACCAATATCTAGCCAAGCACTGCCAACCCCTTTGCCGCCATGCTGCCAGGGTAATCAGCTGCTATACTTAA
- the STE12 gene encoding homeodomain family transcription factor STE12 (Syntenic homolog of Saccharomyces cerevisiae YHR084W (STE12)), with the protein MSVLKTDNIMMKSKTGEQRVERAKPENVEEALRLIEDLKFFLATAPANWQENQVIRRYYLNNDEGFVSCVFWNNLYYITGTDIVRCCVYRMQKFGREVVERKKFEEGIFSDLRNLKCGVDATLEMPKSEFLSFLYKNLCLKTQKKQKVFFWFSVPHDKLFADALERDLRREVAGQPSTTRAIAEPALTFRYDDQSGTSLYDQVVQHVDTKRIDIYSGPSSVSHVGPDMMEDEDDEDEADEYDDDKDDIPVDMQQKTRTKLSHSPDLTGDLTTAEVDLSSGMGVEAEASTAATNYSPQELVIEAVDVDNPEYAMGGNINPADLLAKEDDDFPLDYFPLEIEYPRQEQQPNRLSTNQLLYDTELDAFPAVPHTAALYEPPFVHGDISTKVLYGAIPPTSTAAPTPIAPSLQATIPPPPLSVTRTHFMTNGEYYATAKPKDSKARDTDDDPSNEDQDSDNVNEPIEEHVPISNNPRNSSGMGAFPPQDAYLGYQGVPPAAMYPYVMPDVFYNNTYPGGDELYEQWMHMQFGQPQQNDLFMPPQAPFMGRSFTPIYRTTPTNPYMAISPYQSKPPTSSTAKNFPFYQGYYGRRGNMHSYLRGFPSIQATQPSSATRMHFVKHNRVGTQNAAASASGIASSGKSSHMLTKKKVVKPRSQHMKNTGKMRRAEQGTSAHLVSNPNVISDAVRSTNQTEEQSIEGADTGSPVNFQNVMPGP; encoded by the coding sequence ATGTCGGTGCTCAAGACAGACAACATCATGATGAAGTCCAAAACAGGGGAGCAGCGTGTAGAGCGCGCTAAGCCGGAGAACGTGGAGGAGGCACTGCGCCTGATTGAGGACCTGAAGTTCTTTCTTGCCACGGCGCCCGCGAACTGGCAGGAAAACCAGGTGATCCGACGCTACTACTTGAACAACGACGAAGGCTTTGTGTCGTGCGTGTTCTGGAACAATCTGTACTATATCACGGGGACGGACATTGTGCGATGCTGCGTGTACCGCATGCAGAAGTTCGGCCGCGAGGTTGTCGAACGCAAGAAATTCGAGGAGGGGATCTTCTCTGATCTGCGGAACCTAAAGTGTGGGGTGGACGCCACGCTGGAGATGCCCAAGTCTGAGTTTCTGTCGTTTCTGTACAAGAATCTGTGTCTGAAGACGCAGAAGAAGCAAAAGGTATTCTTCTGGTTCAGCGTACCGCACGACAAGCTGTTTGCGGACGCTCTGGAGCGAGATTTGCGCCGCGAGGTGGCCGGCCAGCCGTCTACCACCCGCGCCATAGCGGAGCCTGCGCTGACCTTTCGATACGACGACCAGTCTGGAACGTCGCTCTACGATCAGGTCGTACAGCATGTGGATACAAAGAGGATAGATATATACTCTGGGCCGTCAAGCGTTAGTCATGTGGGGCCCGATATGatggaggacgaggacgatgaGGATGAGGCAGATGAATATGATGATGATAAAGACGACATACCCGTGGACATGCAGCAGAAGACGAGAACGAAGCTGTCCCACTCGCCGGATCTCACCGGTGACCTTACGACGGCAGAAGTCGACCTCTCGAGCGGTATGGGCGTAGAGGCGGAGGCGTCGACCGCGGCAACGAACTACTCGCCGCAAGAGCTCGTGATCGAGGCGGTCGACGTCGATAATCCCGAGTACGCGATGGGGGGGAACATCAATCCAGCCGACCTGCTAGCAAAAGAAGACGACGATTTTCCGTTGGACTACTTTCCCCTTGAAATTGAATACCCGCGgcaggagcagcagccAAACCGACTATCTACGAACCAGCTTCTCTACGATACAGAACTCGACGCTTTCCCCGCCGTGCCACACACAGCAGCCCTGTATGAGCCGCCGTTTGTGCATGGTGATATCTCAACGAAGGTCCTGTATGGCGCCATACCGCCTACTTCTACTGCTGCACCTACACCCATAGCGCCTTCTTTGCAGGCAACTATCCCTCCGCCGCCATTGTCTGTGACTAGGACACACTTTATGACCAATGGTGAGTACTATGCAACTGCGAAACCTAAGGATAGCAAGGCGCGTGACACTGATGACGATCCCAGCAACGAGGATCAGGATTCCGATAACGTCAACGAACCGATAGAAGAACATGTTCCGATTTCAAATAATCCCAGAAATAGTAGTGGGATGGGTGCTTTTCCGCCGCAAGATGCATACCTCGGCTACCAAGGCGTACCGCCAGCTGCCATGTATCCATATGTTATGCCAGATGTTTTCTACAATAATACATATCCAGGCGGCGATGAGTTGTATGAACAATGGATGCATATGCAGTTTGGTCAACCACAGCAGAATGATCTGTTCATGCCCCCGCAAGCGCCATTTATGGGGCGCTCTTTCACTCCAATATACCGTACCACACCAACAAATCCATACATGGCCATTTCTCCATATCAGTCAAAGCCTCCTACGTCTTCTACTGCAAAAAACTTTCCATTTTATCAGGGATATTATGGTCGACGGGGAAATATGCACTCATACCTACGCGGATTCCCCTCGATCCAAGCCACACAGCCTTCTTCTGCCACGCGCATGCACTTTGTTAAGCACAACAGGGTAGGCACTCAAAATGCGGCTGCATCTGCTTCAGGAATAGCATCATCGGGCAAGTCTTCGCACATGTTAACCAAAAAAAAGGTTGTGAAGCCGCGATCTCAACACATGAAAAATACCGGGAAAATGAGGCGGGCAGAACAAGGCACGAGTGCTCATCTTGTATCAAATCCGAATGTTATTAGTGACGCTGTGCGCTCAACTAACCAGACGGAAGAGCAATCCATCGAGGGTGCTGACACAGGCTCGCCAGTAAACTTCCAGAATGTCATGCCGGGGCCATAA